A stretch of the candidate division KSB1 bacterium genome encodes the following:
- a CDS encoding clostripain-related cysteine peptidase has product MKTKAGILLISAGLIMFFVSCGKKSTEPQAKERLWTIMGYFDGNNNLDVSQAGTSYIIADVQEMEKVGSTDQVTAVVMVSSLKTGGNANYYLVEKKPDELPDKISSKSLKDLGTKDMSDPQTLKDFMNWAKTEYPAKHYALIINDHGGGWRGACEDEQNGGGSLMSMPAIRQALSNTVHFDVIVFHACLMSQVEVAYELQEVGDYMVACEFTMPMLSVLGSDVWMAQLVANPNMESLDLATKIAQAVYDKGNEAQKITHMAVTDLSKIRSLGAKISELGNRLITENRGAWNEVQHAWGQTHYTDYDDPAFVDLREFLKKILQEPTLKEINLIRNSANDVISAINAAVPFTKTNAPGLSRGGLTIHFPFIPDQFDSTNYVKLKFKETNWYNFLSVFIKSIGYTEVSGFVRWPGRNLSQYCYALLDSSHTDQIILLAQARVNPADGSFTIPLSLQKATEVWVEGWDDVNNNGRIDAGDGFGWWDINGDGRWNEMIRLKPGDRVTNAEVRLALQNLQLAKVNRR; this is encoded by the coding sequence ATGAAAACCAAAGCAGGTATTCTCCTGATCAGTGCAGGATTGATCATGTTCTTTGTGTCCTGCGGTAAAAAATCCACCGAACCGCAGGCCAAAGAACGTTTGTGGACCATCATGGGTTATTTTGACGGGAACAATAATCTCGACGTCAGTCAGGCGGGGACAAGCTATATTATTGCCGACGTCCAGGAAATGGAAAAAGTGGGATCGACTGATCAGGTGACGGCAGTGGTCATGGTCAGTTCCCTTAAAACCGGAGGTAATGCAAATTACTACCTGGTGGAGAAAAAACCGGATGAGCTGCCCGATAAAATCAGTTCGAAATCTCTTAAGGATTTGGGAACAAAGGACATGTCCGATCCTCAAACTCTGAAGGATTTTATGAACTGGGCAAAAACCGAGTACCCGGCCAAGCATTATGCGCTCATTATCAACGACCACGGCGGCGGCTGGCGCGGCGCCTGCGAAGACGAACAGAACGGCGGCGGTTCGCTCATGTCCATGCCGGCAATCCGTCAGGCGCTTTCCAATACCGTCCATTTCGACGTAATCGTCTTTCATGCCTGTTTGATGAGCCAAGTCGAGGTCGCCTACGAGCTGCAGGAGGTCGGCGATTATATGGTGGCCTGCGAATTCACCATGCCGATGTTAAGCGTATTGGGGTCTGATGTCTGGATGGCGCAACTCGTCGCAAATCCGAATATGGAGAGCTTGGATTTGGCCACCAAGATAGCTCAAGCAGTGTATGACAAAGGCAATGAGGCGCAAAAAATAACCCACATGGCGGTCACTGACCTCAGCAAAATCCGCTCTCTCGGCGCAAAAATTTCCGAACTGGGGAACCGTCTGATTACGGAAAATCGCGGCGCCTGGAATGAAGTTCAGCACGCTTGGGGCCAGACACACTATACGGATTACGACGATCCGGCGTTTGTCGACTTGCGCGAATTTCTCAAAAAGATCCTGCAGGAACCGACCCTGAAAGAGATCAACCTGATTCGCAACAGCGCCAATGATGTCATTTCCGCCATCAATGCGGCGGTGCCTTTTACAAAGACCAACGCGCCCGGGCTCTCGCGCGGCGGGCTTACCATTCATTTTCCCTTTATTCCTGACCAATTCGACTCGACCAATTATGTTAAGCTCAAATTCAAAGAGACCAATTGGTACAACTTTTTGTCCGTTTTCATCAAAAGCATCGGTTATACGGAAGTCAGCGGTTTTGTGCGCTGGCCGGGACGCAATTTGAGCCAGTACTGCTATGCGTTGCTTGACAGCTCGCACACGGATCAGATCATCCTTCTGGCTCAGGCGCGGGTCAATCCGGCGGACGGATCGTTTACCATTCCGCTGTCGCTGCAAAAGGCGACTGAGGTTTGGGTTGAAGGATGGGACGATGTCAACAACAACGGCCGCATTGATGCCGGGGACGGGTTCGGCTGGTGGGATATCAACGGCGACGGAAGATGGAACGAGATGATTCGGCTTAAGCCGGGCGACCGCGTCACCAATGCCGAAGTTCGTCTCGCATTGCAGAATCTGCAGCTTGCAAAGGTCAATCGGCGTTAG